In a genomic window of Xenopus laevis strain J_2021 chromosome 5S, Xenopus_laevis_v10.1, whole genome shotgun sequence:
- the atraid.S gene encoding all-trans retinoic acid induced differentiation factor S homeolog precursor, whose amino-acid sequence MAALLLCVYFLLGVMCGEATGQEQVCETCPGSLRHSSQVSRLCRETPGAKSHARCCLRLINDRHVIIGLDLWNCSLSHLDPSLTLSPAALVLDLSSNPLQDLPSEFFRGLLGLQYIALPATLGCPGGNDSWENVTVTSTVRECRDQRSTCNGTAEWVLCPENAVCSPDGPGYTQCLCETGFHGYKCLREGSFPILMFFGILGLVTACLSVLLWCTQRRKVKSQ is encoded by the exons ATGGCTGCCTTGTTACTGTGCGTCTACTTCCTGCTCGGTGTGATGTGCGGAGAGGCGACAGGCCAGGAGCAG GTGTGTGAGACGTGCCCGGGGTCACTGAGACATTCCAGTCAAGTGTCCCGTCTGTGCCGAGAAACCCCCGGAGCTAAAAGTCACgcgcgctgctgcctgaggctcATTAATGACAGACACGTGATCATCGG ACTGGACCTGTGGAACTGCTCGTTGTCTCACCTGGATCCCTCCCTCACACTCTCACCTGCTGCTCTTGTTCT AGACCTCTCCTCTAACcctctgcaagatctccccagtGAGTTTTTCCGTGGCTTGTTGGGGCTGCAGTACAT CGCACTCCCTGCAACCCTCGGCTGCCCCGGGGGCAACGACTCATGGGAAAATGTGACTGTGACCTCAACTGTGAGAGAGTGTCGGGATCAGAGGAGCACGTGTAACGGTACAGCCGAGTGGG TGCTGTGTCCAGAGAACGCTGTGTGCTCCCCAGATGGGCCGGGATACACTCAGTGCTTGTGTGAGACAGGATTCCATGGGTACAAGTGCCTGAGAGAG GGCTCATTTCCCATTCTCATGTTCTTTGGGATCCTCGGCCTGGTAACcgcctgtctgtctgtcctgtTGTGGTGCACACAACGCAGGAAAGTAAAGAGCCAATGA